The Sphingomonas sanguinis nucleotide sequence TCAGCGTGCCATTGTCGACGACATCGCCCTTGGGGATGATCGCCGATGCACCCAGCACCGCCTCGCCGCGCTCCATCCCCGCGATCGCAGCCGGGTTCCACCAAAGCGACGAAGGGCCGGTATCGGCACCCTCACCCGAAAAGGCGCGACCCTGGCCACGGGTCGACTGTTCCTGAAGATAAAAGGCCTGGCCATGCGCCGCGCCCGCAAAGGCAAAGGACGACGAGACGATGGCGGTCGCCAGGAGCGGAGCCTTGAAGGACTTGGTCATGAGCATACTCCCCGGAAATTCTTCTGATTGCGTTACGGCTTAGCGGATACGGGTCCAGGTCTGGGTCTTGCACAGCGGCACGAAGACGCAGCCGCGCACCTTCAGCGTGTCGGCCCCTTCGGGCGTCAACTTCGCGCTATAGGTCTTGCCGTCCTCTGCGTTGTAGATGGTGCCGCCGTTCCAGGCCGCGCCGTCCTGCGAAAAGCCTTGCAGGATCAGCAAATTCTTGATCGGACGATTGCGTAGCTTGGGGTCTCGGTTGTTCCGGTCGGTCAGGTTAGGGTTGGTGCGCAGACCTTCCGAGGCCAGGATACGGCCGCACACCGAGGTGCCGCACTTCGTGATCTCGACAACGCCACCGCGCGTCTGGGTCTGCCAGCGGCCGAGCACCGAGTCCGCATTCACACCGGCCGCTGCAAGGGCCATCGCCGTCAGGGTCAACAACATGCCTCTTCTCCTCTCCACCCCCGTTAGCCGGGGCCGGAGCGCCGGGCTTTTACCCGGTCGCTTCCGAATGTTTTCATTGCCCTATACGTCCACCATGTGACGCATAGGATAACAACACGTCATGCGTACGATGCCGGTGCTAGGCAATCAAGCGCAACCGGCATCGCATCGCCTCAAAACGCCTCCAGTTCCAGCGCCATGGTCGAACGCTTGCCCGACTTGATCGCCAGGAAGGCCGCCGTCGCCTGCGGCAGGATGCGGTCGAAGAAGAACCCGGCGGTGGCGAGCTTGGCCTTGTAGAAGCCGGCCTCGTCGGTGCCTTCGGCCAACCGCTCGGTGGCGATCCGGGCCGACTTCAGGAAGCAATGCCCCATGCCGACCAGACCGAGCAGACGCAGATAGTCGGTCGCGGCGGCGCCCGCTTCCTCGGGGTCCTTCATGCCCTTTTGCGCGATCATGCCGGTGCTGAGCTGCAAGGCACCAAATGCCTGCTGCATCCCCGCTGCCCAACTGGTGATCGCCTTGTCCTCATGCTTGGTCAGCGCCTCGACCTGTTCGGACACGGCATGGAAGAAGGGGCGCATATAGCGGCCCATATGCGCAGGCATCTTACGGCCCACAAGGTCGAGCGCCTGGACGCCGTTGGTGCCCTCGTAGATCTGGGCGATGCGGGCGTCGCGGACGAACTGCTCGATGCCGTGGTCGCGGATATAGCCGTGGCCGCCATGCACCTGCACCGCCAGATTGGCCGCGTCGAAGGCGAGGTCGGTGAACAGCGCCTTCACGACCGGGGTCAGCAGCGCGACGAAGTCCGCCGCGCGCGACTTGTCAGCGGGATCGATGGCATGGGCTTCGGCATCCAGACCACGCGCGGCCCATTGCCCCAATGCGCGACACCCTTCGGCATAGGCGCGCATGGTCATCAGCATCCGCCGCACGTCCGGGTGGACGATGATCGGATCGGCGGGCAGGTCGGGACGCGCTGCACCGCCCAGCGCCCGGCCCTGCAAGCGGTCCTTGGCGTAGGCGACGGCCGACTGGTACGCGACCTCGTTGATGCCCAGGCCCTGGATACCGACCGAGACACGCTCGGTGTTCATCATGGTGAACATGGCGGCGAGGCCCTTGTTCAGCTCGCCCACGACCCAGCCCTTGGAGTCGTTGAACTCCAGCTGGCAGGTGGCCGATGCCTTCAGGCCCATCTTGTGCTCGATCGCCGCGACGCTGACGCCATTGGCGGGACCGACCGAGCCGTCATCCTTGGGCAGATATTTCGGCACCAGGAACAGGCTGATCCCCTTCACCCCCTTGGGCGCATCGGGCGTGCGCGCGAGGACGAGGTGGATAACGTTATCGGTCAGGTCATGGTCGCCCGCCGAGATGAAGATCTTGCCGCCGGTCAGCAGATAGGAACCATCCTCCTGCGGTTCGGCACGGGTACGCAGCAGACCCAGATCGGTGCCGCAATGCGCCTCGGTCAGGCACATCGTCCCCGACCATTCGCCCGAGATCATCTTGGGCAGGTAGAAGCTCTTCAGGTCTTCCGAGCCATGGCCCATCAGTGCGGTGGTCGCACCGTGGGTCAGGCCGGGATAGAGGCTGAACGACAGGTTGGTCGCGCAGATCATCTCCTCGACCAGCTTGTTCACCGCCTCGGGCAGCCCCTGCCCGCCATATTCGACCGGCGAGGCGAGCGCGG carries:
- a CDS encoding DUF2147 domain-containing protein — encoded protein: MLLTLTAMALAAAGVNADSVLGRWQTQTRGGVVEITKCGTSVCGRILASEGLRTNPNLTDRNNRDPKLRNRPIKNLLILQGFSQDGAAWNGGTIYNAEDGKTYSAKLTPEGADTLKVRGCVFVPLCKTQTWTRIR
- a CDS encoding acyl-CoA dehydrogenase C-terminal domain-containing protein translates to MQVYNAPLRDMRFVLHELFKEDEFGPVAGQDEFGPELYDAILEEAARVTQEVLLPLNATGDIEGCKLENGVVRTPTGFKEAYSQFCEGGWAALASPVEYGGQGLPEAVNKLVEEMICATNLSFSLYPGLTHGATTALMGHGSEDLKSFYLPKMISGEWSGTMCLTEAHCGTDLGLLRTRAEPQEDGSYLLTGGKIFISAGDHDLTDNVIHLVLARTPDAPKGVKGISLFLVPKYLPKDDGSVGPANGVSVAAIEHKMGLKASATCQLEFNDSKGWVVGELNKGLAAMFTMMNTERVSVGIQGLGINEVAYQSAVAYAKDRLQGRALGGAARPDLPADPIIVHPDVRRMLMTMRAYAEGCRALGQWAARGLDAEAHAIDPADKSRAADFVALLTPVVKALFTDLAFDAANLAVQVHGGHGYIRDHGIEQFVRDARIAQIYEGTNGVQALDLVGRKMPAHMGRYMRPFFHAVSEQVEALTKHEDKAITSWAAGMQQAFGALQLSTGMIAQKGMKDPEEAGAAATDYLRLLGLVGMGHCFLKSARIATERLAEGTDEAGFYKAKLATAGFFFDRILPQATAAFLAIKSGKRSTMALELEAF